The Coregonus clupeaformis isolate EN_2021a unplaced genomic scaffold, ASM2061545v1 scaf1137, whole genome shotgun sequence genome has a segment encoding these proteins:
- the LOC123486320 gene encoding microtubule-associated protein futsch-like, giving the protein MSLIVVEKCLYFTESSRGESLLTNAKDQSVKDQSVKDQSVKDQSAKDQSAKDQSVKDQSVKSVKDQSVKDQSVKSVKDQSVKDQSVKSVKDQSVKDQSVKDQSVKDQSAKDQSVKDQSVKDQSVKDQSAKDQSAKDQSAKDQSVKDQSVKDQSVKSVKDQSVKDQSVKDQSVKDQSVKDQSVKDQSVKDQSVKDQSVKDQSVKSVKDQSVKDQSVKDQSVKDQSVKDQSVKDQSVKDQSVKDQSVKDQSAKDQSVKDQSVKDQSVKDQSAKDQSVKDQSAKDQSAKDQSVKDQSVKDQSVKDQSVKDQSVKDQSAKDQSAKDQSVKDQSAKDQSVWLFNCQPHQRSAAQHLKGPCSTASFTFLKTGRQGSITNHGY; this is encoded by the coding sequence ATGTCACTCATCGTAGTGGAAAAGTGCCTCTATTTTACTGAATCATCCCGGGGGGAATCTCTCTTAACCAACGCGAAAGACCAGTCAGTGAAAGACCAGTCAGTGAAAGACCAGTCAGTGAAAGACCAGTCAGCGAAAGACCAGTCAGCGAAAGACCAGTCAGTGAAAGACCAGTCAGTGAAGTCAGTGAAAGACCAGTCAGTGAAAGACCAGTCAGTGAAGTCAGTGAAAGACCAGTCAGTGAAAGACCAGTCAGTGAAGTCAGTGAAAGACCAGTCAGTGAAAGACCAGTCAGTGAAAGACCAGTCAGTGAAAGACCAGTCAGCGAAAGACCAGTCAGTGAAAGACCAGTCAGTGAAAGACCAGTCAGTGAAAGACCAGTCAGCGAAAGACCAGTCAGCGAAAGACCAGTCAGCGAAAGACCAGTCAGTGAAAGACCAGTCAGTGAAAGACCAGTCAGTGAAGTCAGTGAAAGACCAGTCAGTGAAAGACCAGTCAGTGAAAGACCAGTCAGTGAAAGACCAGTCAGTGAAAGACCAGTCAGTGAAAGACCAGTCAGTGAAAGACCAGTCAGTGAAAGACCAGTCAGTGAAAGACCAGTCAGTGAAGTCAGTGAAAGACCAGTCAGTGAAAGACCAGTCAGTGAAAGACCAGTCAGTGAAAGACCAGTCAGTGAAAGACCAGTCAGTGAAAGACCAGTCAGTGAAAGACCAGTCAGTGAAAGACCAGTCAGTGAAAGACCAGTCAGCGAAAGACCAGTCAGTGAAAGACCAGTCAGTGAAAGACCAGTCAGTGAAAGACCAGTCAGCGAAAGACCAGTCAGTGAAAGACCAGTCAGCGAAAGACCAGTCAGCGAAAGACCAGTCAGTGAAAGACCAGTCAGTGAAAGACCAGTCAGTGAAAGACCAGTCAGTGAAAGACCAGTCAGTGAAAGACCAGTCAGCGAAAGACCAGTCAGCGAAAGACCAGTCAGTGAAAGACCAGTCAGCGAAAGACCAGTCAGTGTGGTTGTTCAACTGTCAGCCACATCAACGATCAGCAGCACAACATCTGAAAGGTCCCTGTTCCACTGCTAGTTTCACATTCCTGAAAACAGGCAGGCAAGGCAGTATAACAAACCATGGATATTGA